Within the Mastacembelus armatus chromosome 10, fMasArm1.2, whole genome shotgun sequence genome, the region TCCAGAATCCTTTAATAAAGATGGGGATGCATAAAATGAAAGGTGCACCTCCTATGGCCTGATGTCAGCAGAGAGTCACTGTGTTATGTTTCGTCTTTATCTGTGTCAGGTGGGAGAAGAGCAGGGTCAAGAAAACCCACCAGACCATGACCCTATTCATGACCAGAGCTGGTACCTGGACCAGGTTCTCCGCCGCAGGCTCTATGAAGAATATGGCGTCCAGGGTTGGGCCATTGTACAGTTCTTAGGAGATGCTGTATTTATCCCTGCTGGAGCTCCACACCAGGTCAGAGATTATGGAACATTCATAAATTAATGTCTGATGGTTCAATACTGATACCTGCTTTATGTTCTCTTGTGAACATATTTGTTCCTTTTCTGCTCTTCTCCTTCCAGGTGCACAACCTGTACAGCTGCATTAAGGTCGCTGAGGACTTTGTGTCTCCTGAGCATGTGAGGCACTGTTTCAGACTGACCCAGGAGTTcagacacctgtccacaactCATACAAACCACGAAGACAAGCTACAGGTCGGTGTACTTtactttcatattgtttttttacttaGTCATAAATTCAGCTGGGGACCTTGTGTCTCGTGTTTGTGGGAGAATTGAAAACACAATCCACAGCCTTAATCAGTGTCTAGAGCTGAAGCAGTATAATGTTTCCATGCTCTTTACTGTTTAACAGACTTTTCCTGTCATCTTCCCCAGGTGAAGAACATCATCTATCATGCAGTGAAGGATGCTATTGGGACACTGAAGGCCCATGAATCCAAATTAGCACGCCCTTAACACTGTCCCAAAACAACCAGCCTCTGAAAACCACTCCactacgcacacacacagcacacagtaaatacatacatacacacgtACAAGCTGCAGAGTGCAGCGTACAATAAGAGGGTCGGGATTTGGGGAGCAAGGAGCAGGTGAAGTTTGTTTTTGGTGAGGGGTTGGACTAGGGCGGTGCCAGTCTGTGCTTCGATGAAGGGAGTCCTTTATCGCTGTTGAACAGTACACTCAAACGTGTCTAgttgtttttcaatttttttttttttgttttttttttttgttttgtttttttttttggattaaCTCTGTATTTAAGGtcagtgtttgttctgttgtttcattgtacatgttaaaatgtaatGGGGGTAAAAGCTGACGTGCCTTTGGAGCAGAGGTTCAGCTATGGTATAAGTGACTGAATAAAATGTGAGTACTGGGCTAACTTTCCTATTTTAATGACATCAATATTATTTTCCTTCAACAGGAGAAAAGTTAACCtgtctttgtagatttttttttttttttgggggggggggggtttttaaaaagctgattgCTTCTGCGCTCTGTGGCTGAAATGAATTTGTGAAGCAGCCAGTGAAGGGAAGCAGACcaaagttttgtatttttagttttcttaTTTCACTTCTAGACTaaaaagacttttctttttatacaCCACAAGGTAATGATCAAGAGGACTTCAGTcggtgtttttttaaaatttttttttatttcattcgTGGGTCTGGTCCCTTATCTTTGTCTCATGGGCTGAATGAACTGAAGACTTCCAACAACATTGTTCAAGAATCACAATTGCAGCTGAACAGAACTACTGGCCATTAACATTGtatcaatatatatattgatCTTAGCAGTCTGTTTGATTTTTCACAATAAAGTTTacaaaaacagctgtttgtatgatgtgtgtttttatccaCCAAACCTTTATGCTTGTGCAACCAATGTAGATAAgacatgtaaaatattaaaatgtgtgaattatTTGCAATTTAATATCATCATCAATTGATTGGTGTTGTAGGTTTACagttataaaaacaataaatcctaACATTTGGAAGGACATATTTAGATTTCTGAAAAATGAGTACAAAGGccttacattttttaaaattcgCCTTAAAGCAGCTAAGTGCTGTATCTGCCACATCATAGTGTGTTGTACTGATGCTCTTACATTTGTCTTGTGTGGATCACCTTCACTGATCATGTCTGAGTTATAAGTAGATCACAGAAAACGGGGGGCAGGGCAGGGAAGCTTGAACCTGCTGTACCTAAACAACGAGGACTTAAAACCAACAGAGAGCTATCTTATTGTATATGAGACCGGTCTCTTTAATTTAAACCTGTCTGTGTTGGCTGTGTTTTAGTAAGCACTCGGTGTTTGCTGGGACCATCTTCCAGCCGTGGCCCTTTAAGAGCCAGAGTTTCCAGCAGCCTGGAGCAGCCGCGGACTGCAGCACATCCTCAGCCGctgacaggcagcagcagccgGCGTCCCGCTCCGCATCACCGCACACCGTGTCCCAGGAGGGGCATGGGGGGCACCTAGCCCGCTGGCTAACTAACTACATTTCCTGAAAGCGGAAGGCTCGACAGCCCGCTCCAGCAAGATGGTATCGTGGATTATTTCGAGGATAGTTGTGTGAGTATGTGTTAAAGCGGCTCCATTCATCCGCTGCCTGGTGCTGAGCGCTGCGCAGCGCCGACTAGCTTGGCTGCTTCATCTATTTTCCGTCTGAAACGGCCTCCTGCTCCTGATCTAGGGAAGCACTGTGGttacattgtatttttttaagcaCCGTGGTAAGAAGTTATGTGCACGAATAGTGTCTCGTTTTCTGTGGTGATGCAGCACAATGTGTCCGCTAGCCGCTGGCAGCTAGCGCACGCTGGGCTAGGCAGTACCTGCACCCAGCTGACACATTACTGtgctggaggagaaggagctgCTCCCTGGCCACATCATCCAAGGAAACCTGCTTAGTATGCCGGCCTCGTTGCAGACAAGTAAACAGACTCCAAActgcctgtttcagttgttttaaaaaCGTCCCAGGCTGCTGTGTAGACTGAGCATCTTAGCAACATGTGGAAAACATGAGTTTGCCCAGTGAGGATGCATGTCCATCCatctgtctatccatctatccatcatccaCCCATCACTTGGCCTGTGCCCAGGATCTGGCCAGCTAAATGTGGCTGCCTTGTTTGTTTTAACCACATTGTAGTGACTTTACAGACAGACTCAGCTGCTGTGCAGTCCAGGCCTCTCTTCTCTTCATCCCCACAGTGTGGATGACTCAACTATAGCCCCAGCTGTTGTCACCATCCTGCTCCATCATGACAGACATTTTTACTCTAATGGcttttttcagcactgtagaTGTACCTGTATCTGATAAATCCTGTCATTTTGGGTCTGACCAGGCAGTACCTGAGCTCAGTAGTGAGATCCTCAAACGCGACTGGTTTTTAATAGACCCAGGTGTAGGATTGTTGTTTCATCCCTACAGATATTCTGCTTGCCTGGATTACATAAGCAGTGGATGACACTGGGAAGCAGTTACTTTTATTGGCTTGCAGCTGGCTCTTCCACTTCACTGCACCTCAGGTAGTCATGTGTCGATAGCAGACAAAGCCTGGGACTGGATATGCATCATAATGGCTGCTGTCCATTTAGGACAAGATCAGTCATTCCTCTTCTTTGCTCTGTGCTTCAAACATACCGCtgcctgtttatttttctttctaatgGTAATCTGACAGATTGTGCTTACAGAAAAATATCTATCTGGCCTGAAAAACAGTTGAATAAGCAACATGGCTCAATCGTTACATCAGAGTGTCAGCGAGAGGATGGGACGCCCTCACACCCAGTGTGGAGAATCTGAGATGGGAACACCAAAAGGCGCAGGGCGTCTGCTCAGGGAGCCTGCTGGCCTAGAGGCCCTGCTTTGAGTCGCCTCAGCTTACTGTACAGAGCTGAGGGCTGCTGCACACATGACCGAGCAGCTCAGGCACGTACGCAAGACCTACTTCAGCACTGAGAAAAAGCTGTGGATGTGCTCAGTCTACCAGCAGCTGAGAGCCTAGGCCTCACAGTGAGATTTGGTGTGATACACGTTAAATCCGTAGTTTACATGAAGTGTCATAAGTCACAGTCACTGGTTTATACTgtgagcacacagacaaactggtGCCCTTCTGAACTGTATTCTTCCTGCTGCTCGGCACTTAGCATCCTGTCACAtcagcacagagcagcacagtggcACAGGACTAACACATGGTGACCCACCCCTGGCAGACTGCACGGCTTTTCCACTTTATCTCATCTCGGTCCTGCTGACTCCACAGTTATCAGGACAGAGTGTTTTGACAAGCCACTGGTCATCAGCTCTCAGCCGTGGCATCGCCATTTAAATCATGGCTATTTAGACCTAcatagaaaatgtgtgtttacataagCTCTGTAGCTAACATGCTTTATAAAAAGGAAGACGTTAGCGAGGTGTCAGAAACAACACCCAGAGGCCGTGCTCTAAAACTGAATCCCCTCCTCTGACCCAGGTTTTTCTGCTCCTCTGccgtttttcttctttttttttgcagcctTGCCTTTGGGACTCTCTACCCAGCGTACTCCTCATACAAGGCTGTCAAAACGAAGAATGTGAAGGAATATGTGAGTATCACCTCTGGTTAATAAATCACAGCCGACAGTGTTTTTTGACCTCTCTCTGCTTTGGATGACATTTGGGTTATTTTTGCCCGGGGATGTTGTCAGTTATTTTTATGCTAAAATTGAAAGTTTTAAATGCACTCGAGCATGTTTGATAATGATCATGGTGTAAGGTCAGAAACATGGTGGAGCAGTTATTCTGGGACGCAGCCTCCTTAATGAAATTGGGTCATTGTGGCttcaaaatgatgctgaaagaCACTGGAATACCTGCACATCCCTGTCTCAGATTCTTTCGTTGTACATCGACAGATGTTTAAACAAgacagtggtgtgtgtggggTTGTCTGTTTAAGACCATTCAAATACAATGAATGTGCTGCACCGTCTGATAATTACATAACACATATAATTCCATGCTGCAGATTGTACAAACCATCTGCATCATCTAGTGAATTTGTTTCAACCATAAGCGTCTCAAAATAATTGTGAGGGGTCTCAAGAGGATTAACTGgatgggaattttttttttttttttttttttctgaattactACTTATTCCAGTTTTGTTATAAAACCCTCAATGGCTTGCCCTCTACAGGCCTCCAAAATAGATTCATATAGAACCGTTTTCAGAAGGAGGGTTTGAAACACTTatgtttaatttgaaaatatttaggATGGAGGATTATAGAAGAACTAGAGGAAATATctttaataatataacaaataaTGTGAATGGATGAGGATGGGATGACCAGTGTTGCCAGTGGAAACCAGTATAAAAAGGAGCAGCTTCccagtctgtctttgtctgtaaAATAAATGGGGTCCTCCCTGCTTACCTCATCACTGTAAGGGATGAGAGAGGGGgtccaggaggaggaggaggcaatGGCAGCACTCTGGCCCTCTGCCTAGATTTGTACTGGAGAACAGGTTACCATGGCAACCCCCCCTCTCCGGAGCTACTCAAGCAGACGGTCACAGACGGAGCGAACGAGGGATGGAggaaaagggagggagggaacaGAGGACGCCATTTTTAGAGCTGATGTTTTCGTTCCGTTTCCTCATACCTGGCTTGTTTCTGATGAGTGAAGTGATTAAGCAGCATCTTTGTTTACATGGCTGCACAACTGTTATTGCTTTAAAGCACATTATTACCATCCAGTGGCTTCCTCACAATCTGTGAGGGCTAATATTTAGTCTCTGGCTAATGTTCCTCAGTATGACGCTGCCCTAcatttcctctgtttctgttggCTAACCAGGTGTAGTGACTGGATCAGAAAGGACTGAAACATGCGTTTGTGTGTCTCCATGTGTCTCAGCACGTGCACGCTGGATGCTGTGGGTTTTCATGTGCTATTGTTGTTATGATCTTTctctccgtgtgtgtgtgcgtgtgcgtgcgtgcgtgcgtgcgtgtctctctctctctctctctctccaggtgAAGTGGATGATGTACTGGATAGTGTTTGCTTTGTTCACTACAGCAGAGACAGTCACAGACCTGCTCCTCTCATGGTGAGTCAGGAGCCGCTCGTGGTTGTGACCAGTATGCCCACCTAGGTTGTAATAAGTGAGCAGCTTATGTAATGTTAATAAAAGCATTagtgtttgtctctgctgtCTCTTTCCTGGTATTTTTAGTACAGTTACTTTTTGTTAAAGCATTATGGTCTCACTTTACAACTCAAAGCTTCCTGTgtgttcttctttcttcttgtaCAGTGATGAGGTAAGTAGGGAGGACTCTATTTAAGATACTATAACTCTCTCTCATTACTCAGGTTTCCATTTTACTTTGAGCTTAAGATCGCCTTTGTGATCTGGCTCCTCTCCCCATACACGAAGGGCTCCAGTGTCCTCTACCGCAAGTTCGTCCACCCAACCCTGTCCAACAAAGAGAAGGTCAGTCTTACAGATCTAAGCTGGTGTGAATGTCCACATTAaaatattcttgtttttttggtttcctCTCAGTTTCTCATATTAGTTTGTCCTGATTGCTTATATTATTGTTCTTTCCCACAAACGCTACAGGAGATAGATGAGTACATAGCACAAGCCAAAGACAAGAGCTATGAGACCATGATGAGGTTTGGAAAGAGGGGTCTCAACCTGGCTGCTAATGCCGCAGTCACTGCAGCCACCAAGGTGAGCTGTATGATTTAATAATGTAGAGCCATTCATTAATGCTTGATGTTGACAGTAATGTTTTGActgcttttaatattttaatgtccAATGTCCTATAATAATTTCCCACAACCTAAAGAAAGGTTttcatgtgcttttgttttttcaacagATCAAAATTTATgaaagtttctgttttcagtcttgtttGCCTTAAATTCATAAACTTcattacgttttttttttattttaaaggtgattGATTCTTGTCTAATACCTCTACATCACTGTTATTTAAACATGTACTTTCACACATGTCTAACGTGTTTGTTGCTCTGCTATGCTCAGGGGCAGGGTGTGCTGTCAGACAAGCTGCGGAGCTTCAGCATGCAGGATCTGACTCTCATCAACACTGAGGACGAGCTGGCTCTGCACACTTCAGACGGCCGCATGAGGCGGGACCCCATGGACGAGATGAGCTCAGGGGCCAGCACGCTGCCCCGCGCCAAGAGCACTGCTGCACGGCAGAGTAAGGCCATGCCACACTGCTTCAGAAACTGAAAGTCCTGTTgctatgactcaacctttagataacttcccctggacgactgagaatcttcacagacactgCTTCACCAGCAGCTTCACTTGAAAAAGCACAtctagacacacacagaccagggTCAGGGGCCATTGAACAAAATGTAGTCATGATTTGAAGCACTGCAGGATGGCAGGGAACAGGGGGAGATGATGGAGAGAAAGGTGCGAAGAGGGTGGAGTGATGGGGAGGGTGATAGCATGTGATTCCAGTGGGAGCAGAGGCTTGGGAGGAGGACTCTGTATCTCACTACACTGTCAGCTGGCTGACTGTGTGGGCCTGACACGCTGTGAACTGAATACAGAGAGATGCAGAAACAGCGAAACAATGAATGAACTCAGAGAAGTggcatattttaatttttaccaCCAAAAAATGGGCGTGAGtgggcacagacatgtaaaaggccCCCATATCATAGCAATAACAATCATTCATTGAGCAAGTGCATGATTTGTAAATTGTAGGCATCCTGTGTCATCTTGTACTTGTTTTGCAtcactttgtatttatttagcacttatttttgcttgttttatttctttttagtttccatcttttttgtggtttttagtAATTGTTTTGTAGTCATTTGATTAACTTCCCAAAGTATGTTAAACAGTTCCTTTGTAATCTTCTGGTGTGTTGGCCCTTTCAGTCCTCGATCCAGGCTGTGACCTTTGATTTATACATCCAAACTGTTGGTAACAAAGTGTAATTTGAACGTTGGCCACTAGGTGGTGCGAGAGCCTGTGATTTCAATGGTTCTCTTAGCAGCTTGTTGGCTTTTGGATAAATCTTGtaaattaatgaaaacattttcaactattgtgatgacattttaaaaataaaaccccaCTGGTTCAGAGGCAAGAAAATGCAGAAATCTGAGACGCCAGAGACGGACTGAAGTTTCTGTTAACTCAGGTTTTGGTCGCAGCtgtctgaacttttatttatttattttttatctaaaCCTGCAGCTCGCTCTTTGGCATCCACGTCCCTCGCTGATGACGCGTCATCCCAACACAGCTCGGACCAGTCGGACACAAGGACTGAACACTCTGATGAGGATGTGGGAGACAAGGCCCCCAAACGTGGAACCAGCGTCAAGGCAGCCAagaaacctgctgctgctaagGCAGAGGTAGCACCagtgcaaacatgcacacacagacatgctgctcTTTCTCTGGTTGTGTGGACGCTCATCAACAACATGGATTCAATTATTTGTTTAGCAATTCTATCTATGTCTGATTTAAGCGAAACATTCTCACGTTGAACATCCAAAATATCGAAATGGTTTCAAATTGCGTTAAGTAGAAATTTCATGTTGATTATATTAATGCATCCAAACTCTCAGTCCTTTCATACATTGACTACAGTACTgattagaaaaatatattttctgcagctgtgatgAACTCCTCCATTTCTCCTGTGCATTGTGGGAGTTTAGTCT harbors:
- the reep2 gene encoding receptor expression-enhancing protein 2 yields the protein MVSWIISRIVVLAFGTLYPAYSSYKAVKTKNVKEYVKWMMYWIVFALFTTAETVTDLLLSWFPFYFELKIAFVIWLLSPYTKGSSVLYRKFVHPTLSNKEKEIDEYIAQAKDKSYETMMRFGKRGLNLAANAAVTAATKGQGVLSDKLRSFSMQDLTLINTEDELALHTSDGRMRRDPMDEMSSGASTLPRAKSTAARQTRSLASTSLADDASSQHSSDQSDTRTEHSDEDVGDKAPKRGTSVKAAKKPAAAKAETQTKTVKKPAKKKTTSNNAETPP